The Hydrogenophaga crocea genome contains a region encoding:
- a CDS encoding TonB-dependent receptor family protein has product MNRADRAFAPAHPLAWGAALLAAASAQAQTASPPPVADGGALAPVVITGSGETEARWRGSASVDVVDGRELRDGRLQINLSEGLGRVPGLVIRNRENYAQDLQVSVRGAGSRATFGVRGVRLFVDGIPASAPDGSGQAANFPLGSADRIEVVRGPFASLYGASSGGAILLYTEDGRQPTEWRSGLALAGNGLWRLSTQLTGQTGDAQSPGWSYTLDTGRFETDGLRPQSAANRSTTNAKLSRAHEGGRTVLVFNRQTAFALDPQGLDRAQLNANPEQTTPQAIAFNTRKSVAQTQFGIAWDQALGGGHKIELMGYAGQRRVVQFQSIPPTAQNPATSPGAVIDLDRDYWGFNARWRLQREWQGGQLDLSAGLAADRQDDLRRGYNNYTGPAGAPTAIGVQGNLRRDETNRADTLDPYLRAAWVREALTLEGGLRHVNAEYRSSDRFLSNGNDSGEVSYSRTLPVVGARWQLAPQLQLFGSVGQGFETPTLNEASYRAGGASGLNTALNAARSRSAELGLRGRHTGGLWNATLFDIQTRDEIVVESSSGGRTVFTNAGRTARRGLELSAEQALGSEWLLSGAYTYLRARYEASADARFPAGNALPGVPAQQLYAQLAWSPAWAQAVGGVFTLEARHTGRVYVNDLNTDAAASHTLFALGARFEQVVGPWTWRQFVRVDNLTDRRHVGSVIVNDGNNRFFEPGAGRTLAAGVEFVRRF; this is encoded by the coding sequence ATGAATCGCGCCGATCGCGCCTTCGCCCCCGCGCATCCGCTGGCCTGGGGCGCCGCCCTGCTGGCCGCGGCCAGCGCCCAAGCCCAGACCGCCAGCCCGCCGCCCGTGGCCGACGGCGGCGCCCTGGCCCCCGTGGTCATCACCGGCAGCGGCGAGACCGAGGCGCGCTGGCGCGGCAGCGCCTCGGTCGACGTGGTCGACGGCCGCGAGCTGCGCGACGGCCGCCTGCAGATCAACCTCTCCGAAGGCCTGGGCCGCGTGCCGGGCCTGGTGATCCGCAACCGCGAGAACTACGCGCAGGACCTGCAGGTCTCGGTGCGCGGCGCGGGCTCGCGCGCCACCTTCGGCGTGCGCGGCGTGCGCCTGTTCGTGGACGGCATTCCCGCGAGCGCGCCCGACGGCTCGGGCCAGGCCGCGAACTTCCCGCTCGGCAGCGCCGACCGCATCGAGGTGGTGCGCGGCCCGTTCGCGTCGCTCTACGGCGCATCGAGCGGCGGCGCGATCCTGCTCTACACCGAGGACGGCCGCCAGCCCACCGAGTGGCGCAGCGGCCTGGCGCTCGCGGGCAATGGCCTGTGGCGCTTGTCCACGCAGCTCACGGGCCAGACCGGCGACGCGCAGTCGCCGGGCTGGTCGTACACGCTCGACACCGGCCGCTTCGAAACCGACGGCCTGCGCCCGCAGTCGGCCGCCAACCGCAGCACCACCAACGCCAAGCTCTCGCGCGCGCACGAGGGCGGCCGCACGGTGCTGGTGTTCAACCGCCAGACCGCGTTCGCGCTCGACCCGCAGGGCCTGGACCGCGCCCAGCTCAACGCCAACCCCGAGCAGACCACGCCGCAGGCGATCGCCTTCAACACGCGCAAGTCGGTGGCGCAGACGCAGTTCGGCATCGCCTGGGACCAGGCCCTGGGCGGCGGCCACAAGATCGAGCTCATGGGCTACGCGGGCCAGCGCCGCGTGGTGCAGTTCCAGTCCATTCCGCCCACGGCGCAGAACCCGGCCACGAGCCCGGGTGCGGTGATCGACCTCGACCGCGACTACTGGGGCTTCAACGCGCGCTGGCGCCTGCAGCGCGAATGGCAGGGCGGCCAGCTCGACCTGAGCGCGGGCCTGGCCGCCGACCGCCAGGACGACCTGCGCCGCGGCTACAACAACTACACCGGGCCCGCGGGCGCGCCCACGGCCATCGGCGTGCAGGGCAACCTGCGGCGCGACGAGACCAACCGCGCCGACACGCTCGACCCCTACCTGCGCGCGGCCTGGGTGCGCGAGGCGCTCACGCTCGAGGGCGGGCTGCGGCACGTGAACGCCGAGTACCGCTCGAGCGACCGTTTCCTGTCGAACGGCAACGACAGCGGCGAGGTCTCGTACTCGCGCACGCTGCCCGTGGTGGGCGCGCGCTGGCAGCTCGCGCCGCAGCTGCAGCTGTTCGGCAGCGTGGGCCAGGGCTTCGAGACGCCCACGCTCAACGAGGCGTCGTACCGCGCCGGTGGTGCGAGCGGCCTGAACACCGCGCTCAACGCGGCGCGCAGCCGCAGCGCCGAGCTCGGCCTGCGCGGGCGGCACACGGGGGGCCTGTGGAACGCCACGCTGTTCGACATCCAGACCCGCGACGAGATCGTGGTCGAGAGCAGCTCGGGTGGGCGCACCGTGTTCACCAACGCGGGCCGCACGGCGCGCCGCGGGCTGGAGCTCTCGGCCGAGCAGGCGCTGGGCAGCGAGTGGCTGCTGAGCGGCGCCTACACCTACCTGCGCGCGCGCTACGAGGCCTCGGCCGACGCGCGCTTTCCCGCGGGCAATGCGCTGCCCGGCGTGCCGGCGCAGCAGCTCTATGCGCAGCTCGCGTGGTCGCCGGCCTGGGCGCAGGCGGTGGGCGGTGTGTTCACGCTGGAGGCGCGGCACACGGGCCGCGTCTACGTGAACGACCTCAACACCGACGCCGCCGCCAGCCACACGCTGTTCGCACTGGGCGCGCGCTTCGAGCAGGTGGTGGGGCCCTGGACCTGGCGCCAGTTCGTGCGCGTGGACAACCTCACCGACCGCCGCCACGTGGGCTCGGTGATCGTCAACGACGGCAACAACCGCTTCTTCGAGCCGGGCGCGGGCCGCACCCTGGCGGCGGGGGTGGAGTTCGTGCGGCGGTTTTGA
- the thiD gene encoding bifunctional hydroxymethylpyrimidine kinase/phosphomethylpyrimidine kinase — MTPTPPRVLSIAGSDSGGGAGIQADLNTCSALGCFGTTAITAVTAQNTQGVRAVHALPAALVAQQIDAVAEDIGVDAVKIGMLHGPEVVRAVAGALRRHGLRRVVLDPVMVASSGDRLVTDETVAALRSELFPLVMLVTPNLDEAAALLGRPIATVDAMQAAVPELRALGAQAVLIKGGHLVGDVLSDLLIDPEGSTLWQSQRIATRNTHGTGCTLSSAIACGLARGLALREAVAQGRDFVRGALQGAAGWRLGQGPGPLDHGWARHAH; from the coding sequence ATGACCCCCACCCCTCCCCGCGTCCTCAGCATCGCCGGCAGCGACTCCGGCGGCGGTGCCGGCATTCAGGCCGACCTCAACACCTGCAGCGCCCTTGGCTGCTTCGGCACCACGGCCATCACCGCGGTCACCGCGCAGAACACGCAGGGCGTGCGCGCGGTGCACGCCCTGCCCGCGGCCCTGGTGGCGCAGCAGATCGACGCCGTGGCCGAAGACATCGGCGTCGACGCGGTGAAGATCGGCATGCTGCACGGGCCCGAGGTCGTGCGCGCGGTGGCCGGCGCGCTGCGGCGCCACGGCCTGCGCCGCGTGGTGCTCGATCCCGTGATGGTCGCCAGCAGCGGCGACCGGCTCGTCACCGACGAGACCGTGGCCGCGTTGCGCAGCGAACTGTTCCCGCTGGTCATGCTGGTCACGCCCAACCTCGACGAGGCCGCGGCCCTGCTGGGCCGGCCCATCGCCACGGTGGACGCGATGCAGGCCGCGGTGCCCGAACTGCGCGCGCTGGGCGCGCAGGCGGTGCTCATCAAGGGCGGCCACCTGGTGGGCGATGTGCTCAGCGACCTGCTGATCGACCCCGAGGGCTCCACGCTGTGGCAGAGCCAGCGCATTGCCACGCGCAACACCCACGGCACGGGCTGCACGCTCTCGAGCGCCATCGCCTGCGGCCTGGCGCGCGGGCTCGCGCTGCGCGAAGCCGTGGCGCAGGGGCGCGACTTCGTGCGCGGCGCGCTGCAGGGCGCAGCGGGCTGGCGGCTGGGCCAGGGCCCCGGGCCGCTGGACCATGGCTGGGCCCGGCACGCGCATTGA
- a CDS encoding Dps family protein, translating to MSKKTAKPVMAVNIGISEKDRAAIAKGLSHLLADTYTLYLTTHNFHWNVTGPMFNSLHAMFMAQYTELWNAVDPIAERIRSLGHVAPGSYAEFAKLSSLPDAPATPPKAMEMVAILAKGHEGAARTARAMFELVDKANDEPTADVLVQRLTVHEQTAWMLRSLLEE from the coding sequence ATGAGCAAAAAGACCGCCAAGCCCGTCATGGCCGTGAACATCGGCATCAGCGAGAAAGACCGCGCCGCCATCGCCAAGGGCCTGAGCCACCTGCTGGCCGACACCTACACGCTGTACCTCACCACGCACAACTTCCACTGGAACGTCACCGGCCCGATGTTCAACAGCCTGCACGCCATGTTCATGGCGCAGTACACCGAACTGTGGAACGCGGTCGACCCGATCGCCGAGCGCATCCGCTCGCTGGGCCACGTGGCCCCGGGCAGCTACGCCGAGTTCGCCAAGCTGAGCTCGCTGCCCGACGCACCCGCCACCCCGCCCAAGGCGATGGAGATGGTGGCCATCCTGGCCAAAGGCCACGAAGGCGCGGCGCGCACCGCACGCGCCATGTTCGAGCTGGTCGACAAGGCCAACGACGAACCCACGGCCGACGTGCTGGTGCAGCGCCTCACGGTGCACGAGCAGACGGCCTGGATGCTGCGCTCGCTGCTTGAGGAGTGA
- a CDS encoding PepSY domain-containing protein: MKKTFVLMPLILSAALAQAQAPAAPAGPAAMGFGQVTDALQRQGYRDIHEVERESERLYEVKAYTAQGERVELTVDARSGEVLKTEHKGARKGDRR, encoded by the coding sequence ATGAAGAAAACCTTTGTGCTCATGCCCCTGATCCTGTCGGCCGCACTGGCCCAGGCCCAGGCCCCGGCCGCGCCCGCCGGCCCGGCCGCCATGGGCTTTGGCCAGGTGACCGACGCCCTGCAGCGCCAGGGCTACCGCGACATCCACGAGGTGGAGCGCGAGAGCGAGCGGCTCTACGAGGTGAAGGCCTACACGGCCCAGGGCGAGCGCGTGGAGCTCACGGTGGACGCGCGCTCGGGCGAGGTGCTCAAGACCGAACACAAGGGCGCACGCAAGGGCGATCGCCGCTGA
- a CDS encoding PepSY domain-containing protein — protein sequence MNPPFMRRSCRAWHALRVTGLFPALPRLPALLLAAGLALPAAARDQDRAQEAVRRGEAVPLAQVTAHALRTFGGRVIEVEIDGKGRRIEYELELLLDDGRVIELTYEGRTGSLTEIKGQRLETLFAPPRPERR from the coding sequence ATGAACCCGCCGTTCATGCGCCGTTCATGCCGCGCGTGGCACGCTCTGCGCGTGACCGGCCTGTTCCCCGCCCTGCCCCGCCTGCCCGCGCTGCTGCTCGCTGCCGGGCTGGCCCTGCCCGCCGCGGCCCGCGACCAGGACCGCGCGCAGGAAGCGGTGCGCCGCGGCGAGGCCGTGCCGCTGGCGCAGGTCACGGCACACGCGCTGCGCACCTTCGGCGGCCGCGTGATCGAGGTCGAGATCGATGGCAAGGGCCGGCGCATCGAGTACGAGCTCGAACTGCTGCTCGATGACGGCCGCGTGATCGAGCTCACCTACGAAGGCCGCACCGGCAGTCTCACCGAAATCAAGGGCCAGCGGCTCGAAACCCTGTTCGCCCCGCCGCGCCCCGAGCGCCGCTGA
- a CDS encoding response regulator transcription factor, whose product MRILVAEDDPRLLVQLDNALQAAGYAVDLADNGVDAAHLGLTRPPDAVVLDLGLPGRDGLSVLRHWREAGSTVPVLVLTARGSWQDKVHGMDAGADDYLAKPFELEELLARLRALLRRASGLAHPVLQHGPLRLDTRTRALQVDGRAVDLTAFEYRLLNTFLHHPGRVLSRAELVEKLYDDAGERDSNTLDVFIARLRRKLPEGSIATVRGQGFKLQAPGA is encoded by the coding sequence ATGCGCATCCTGGTCGCCGAGGACGATCCCCGCCTGCTGGTGCAGCTCGACAACGCGCTGCAGGCCGCGGGCTACGCGGTGGACCTGGCCGACAACGGCGTGGACGCCGCGCACCTGGGTCTCACGCGGCCGCCCGACGCGGTGGTGCTCGACCTCGGCCTGCCCGGGCGCGACGGCCTGAGCGTGCTGCGCCACTGGCGCGAGGCCGGCAGCACCGTGCCCGTGCTGGTGCTCACCGCGCGCGGCTCCTGGCAAGACAAGGTGCACGGCATGGACGCGGGCGCCGACGACTACCTCGCCAAGCCCTTCGAGCTCGAAGAGCTGCTCGCGCGCCTGCGTGCGCTGCTGCGGCGCGCGAGCGGCCTGGCCCACCCGGTGCTGCAGCACGGCCCGCTGCGGCTGGACACGCGCACGCGCGCGCTGCAGGTGGACGGCCGCGCGGTCGATCTCACGGCCTTCGAGTACCGGCTGCTCAACACCTTCCTGCACCACCCGGGGCGCGTGCTCTCGCGCGCCGAACTGGTGGAAAAGCTCTACGACGACGCCGGCGAGCGCGACAGCAACACGCTCGACGTCTTCATCGCGCGGCTGCGCCGCAAGCTGCCCGAGGGCAGCATCGCCACCGTGCGCGGCCAGGGCTTCAAGCTCCAGGCGCCTGGCGCATGA
- a CDS encoding sensor histidine kinase — MSRAPVSLQRRLQWAASVLVVLALLLAALGLYRLFRAHAEREFDARLQRQLDDVTAALQVQTDAEGRAALGLRREPADPLFRQPASGLYWLALPASGQPLRSRSWWDSAPAFTPTPPADAPGAAPWVQTADGPRGEPLRVWLRRVQPAGWDGAVVLAVASDASALEAASRSFARGLGASLALLALLLVLASHAQVRLGLQPLRRLQGALAALRERHSPRLDGHHPAEVQPLVDEINRLLGQRQSLVDEAEAQAGNLAHALKTPLAVLGQLAQADGRDSGLGPEARALLREQLDAMERQIHRQLTRSRAAASVHSGGARAPLADVLPPLLRTLSRLHPDIDIAADEAQALPAPRITPHDLHEVLGNLLDNAARHARRRVQLSLQATDGGLALCVDDDGPGIAPEARTLALQRGARLDESHRGSGLGLAIVADLVEVYGGRFALEDGPLGGLRARLWLPLALSPAASAPPAAPPR; from the coding sequence ATGAGCCGCGCGCCCGTCTCGCTGCAGCGCCGCCTGCAATGGGCCGCCTCGGTGCTGGTGGTGCTGGCGCTGCTGCTCGCGGCGCTGGGCCTGTACCGGCTGTTCCGCGCGCACGCCGAGCGCGAGTTCGACGCGCGCCTGCAGCGCCAGCTCGACGACGTGACCGCCGCGCTGCAGGTGCAGACCGACGCCGAGGGACGCGCCGCGCTGGGCCTGCGCCGCGAACCCGCCGACCCGCTGTTCCGCCAGCCCGCGAGCGGCCTGTACTGGCTCGCGCTGCCCGCGTCGGGCCAGCCGCTGCGCTCGCGCTCGTGGTGGGACAGCGCGCCCGCCTTCACCCCCACCCCGCCCGCGGACGCCCCGGGCGCCGCGCCCTGGGTGCAGACCGCCGATGGCCCGCGCGGCGAGCCGCTGCGCGTGTGGCTGCGCCGCGTGCAGCCCGCGGGCTGGGACGGCGCCGTGGTGCTCGCCGTCGCCAGCGACGCCAGCGCGCTCGAGGCCGCGAGCCGCTCGTTCGCGCGCGGCCTGGGCGCGTCGCTCGCGCTGCTGGCGCTGCTGCTGGTGCTGGCCTCGCACGCCCAGGTGCGGCTGGGCCTGCAACCGCTGCGCCGGCTGCAGGGCGCGCTGGCGGCGCTGCGCGAGCGCCACAGCCCGCGCCTGGACGGCCACCACCCGGCCGAGGTGCAGCCGCTGGTGGACGAGATCAACCGCCTGCTCGGCCAGCGCCAGTCCCTGGTGGACGAGGCCGAGGCCCAGGCCGGCAACCTCGCGCACGCGCTCAAGACGCCGTTGGCCGTGCTGGGCCAGCTCGCGCAGGCCGATGGGCGCGACAGCGGCCTCGGGCCCGAGGCGCGGGCCCTGCTGCGCGAGCAGCTCGACGCCATGGAGCGGCAGATCCACCGCCAGCTCACGCGCTCGCGCGCCGCGGCCTCGGTGCACAGCGGCGGCGCGCGCGCGCCGCTGGCCGACGTGCTGCCCCCGCTGCTGCGCACGCTGTCGCGGCTGCACCCCGACATCGACATCGCGGCCGACGAGGCGCAGGCCCTGCCCGCACCGCGCATCACGCCGCACGACCTGCACGAGGTGCTGGGCAACCTGCTCGACAACGCCGCGCGCCACGCGCGCCGACGCGTGCAGCTCTCGTTGCAGGCCACGGATGGCGGCCTCGCGCTGTGCGTGGACGACGACGGCCCGGGCATCGCGCCCGAGGCGCGCACGCTGGCCCTGCAGCGCGGTGCGCGGCTCGACGAATCGCACCGAGGCAGCGGCCTGGGTCTGGCCATCGTGGCCGACCTGGTCGAGGTGTACGGGGGCCGCTTCGCGCTCGAAGACGGCCCGCTCGGCGGCCTGCGCGCGCGCCTGTGGCTGCCGCTGGCCCTCAGCCCCGCCGCGTCAGCGCCGCCTGCGGCGCCGCCGCGCTGA
- a CDS encoding DMT family transporter, whose product MQVSSSPAAAETRAAWRMAAGGALLGTLGVFLLESGSDAASAAWFRCAFGLLALTLWARATRRTPLWRLPAGTALRVGVAAALVVLSWVVFFVAIQHLSVGLATVVFHVQPLCLMVAGAWWLGEPLPRARIAAVLLALLGLSLATGLLGSGAAVSWLGVALCGVAVVAQTAVGLLLRARTPVPPLALAWWQCAVGALVLWPWLWLNGWPAWGPAWGWLAALGVLHTGLAYVLIYGGMARLATARTALLQFVYPAVTLLCDALVYQRLLAPGQWLGVGLMALALWWGARPVSAAAPQAALTRRG is encoded by the coding sequence ATGCAAGTCTCTTCCTCACCCGCCGCGGCCGAAACGCGGGCCGCCTGGCGCATGGCCGCGGGCGGCGCCCTGCTGGGCACGCTGGGCGTGTTCCTGCTCGAATCGGGCAGCGACGCGGCCTCGGCCGCCTGGTTCCGCTGCGCCTTCGGCCTGCTTGCGCTCACGCTGTGGGCCCGGGCCACGCGGCGCACGCCGCTCTGGCGTCTGCCTGCGGGCACGGCGCTGCGCGTGGGCGTGGCCGCGGCGCTGGTGGTGCTGAGCTGGGTGGTGTTCTTCGTGGCCATCCAGCACCTGTCGGTCGGCCTGGCCACCGTGGTGTTCCACGTGCAGCCGCTGTGCCTCATGGTGGCCGGGGCCTGGTGGCTGGGCGAGCCGCTGCCGCGCGCGCGCATCGCGGCGGTGCTGCTGGCGCTGCTGGGCCTGTCGCTGGCCACCGGCCTGCTGGGCAGCGGGGCCGCGGTGTCGTGGCTGGGGGTGGCGCTGTGCGGCGTGGCCGTGGTGGCGCAGACCGCCGTGGGCCTGCTGCTGCGCGCGCGCACCCCGGTGCCGCCGCTGGCCCTGGCCTGGTGGCAGTGCGCGGTGGGCGCGCTGGTGCTGTGGCCCTGGCTGTGGCTGAACGGCTGGCCCGCCTGGGGCCCGGCCTGGGGCTGGCTGGCCGCGCTCGGCGTGCTGCACACGGGGCTGGCCTATGTGCTGATCTATGGCGGCATGGCGCGGCTGGCCACCGCGCGCACCGCGCTGCTGCAGTTCGTCTACCCCGCGGTCACGCTGCTGTGCGACGCGCTGGTCTACCAGCGGCTGCTCGCGCCCGGGCAATGGCTGGGCGTGGGCCTGATGGCGCTGGCGCTGTGGTGGGGCGCGCGGCCAGTCAGCGCGGCGGCGCCGCAGGCGGCGCTGACGCGGCGGGGCTGA
- a CDS encoding LysR family transcriptional regulator: MRVQDLQIDWLKCFVAVIDAGSLSAAAPEVNRSQSAVSMQLQKLERAVGRPLLLRGPRRLELTPDGQALLGYARRLLDLHSEAQAAMRPDTLEGRVRLGVPDDYAARYLTPVLKRFAARHTAVQIDLACEQSTALIPRVQRGELDLALVSRDHAQRGTLLFHEPLVWVGSPQFDVWRRDPLPIAVYEDGSLARRHALTTLSLQGRRHRVVYHSSSLAGQIAAVESGLAVAVLTQCSAPPQLQVLGAEHGLGPMAPMAVAAYRSRASRGSAAVDGFHRLLVQTLRQAV, encoded by the coding sequence ATGCGCGTGCAGGACCTGCAGATCGACTGGCTCAAGTGCTTCGTGGCCGTGATCGACGCGGGCTCGCTCTCGGCCGCCGCGCCCGAGGTGAACCGCTCGCAATCGGCGGTGAGCATGCAGCTGCAAAAGCTCGAGCGCGCGGTGGGCAGGCCCCTGCTGCTGCGCGGCCCGCGCCGGCTCGAACTCACGCCCGACGGCCAGGCCCTGCTCGGCTACGCGCGCCGCCTGCTCGACCTGCACAGCGAGGCCCAGGCCGCGATGCGGCCCGACACGCTCGAAGGCCGTGTGCGCCTGGGCGTGCCCGACGACTACGCCGCGCGCTACCTCACGCCCGTGCTCAAGCGCTTCGCGGCGCGCCACACGGCGGTGCAGATCGACCTCGCCTGCGAACAATCGACCGCGCTGATCCCGCGCGTGCAGCGCGGCGAGCTCGACCTCGCGCTGGTCTCGCGCGACCACGCGCAGCGCGGCACGCTGCTGTTCCACGAGCCCCTGGTGTGGGTGGGCTCGCCACAGTTCGACGTGTGGCGGCGCGACCCGCTGCCGATCGCGGTGTACGAAGACGGCAGCCTCGCGCGGCGGCACGCGCTCACCACGCTGTCGCTGCAGGGGCGGCGGCACCGCGTCGTGTACCACAGCTCCAGCCTGGCGGGCCAGATCGCCGCGGTGGAGAGCGGGCTCGCCGTGGCCGTGCTCACGCAGTGCAGCGCGCCGCCGCAGCTGCAGGTGCTCGGGGCCGAACACGGCCTGGGCCCCATGGCGCCCATGGCCGTGGCGGCCTACCGCAGCCGGGCCTCGCGCGGCTCGGCCGCGGTCGACGGCTTTCACCGCCTGCTGGTTCAGACCCTGCGCCAGGCGGTCTGA
- a CDS encoding alkaline phosphatase family protein: MLPTPAAAAQDLPLVLAGPVLRRVQARRIAWWMACTRPVVLRVRLQHPDGRTATHEPTVHTLRVGERLVIALIELALDEDLARDARTGYRFEFADGEGDGEGGWTPHHDPALCYPGHDGPGFVFAPRVRALLHGSCRKPHHAGGGDGLARADAHLEQLLTAPGPEAPPWPSALVLSGDQVYCDDVAGPMLRAIHGLMQRLGLRGERIAGANGSGVRDTADLLAHPATYYHREQLLPRTPRSERLIDLVFEGVKKPVFTTDNAHNHLITLGEVIAMYLLVWSPLPWQGMDLSPPPGLDPACAERYARESEAIAAFREGLPAVRRLLAHLPVAMVFDDHDITDDWNLSREWEDVAYGHAFSRRVIGNALIAYLLQQAWGNRPEAFAREGLLEQVQAALDEPGGAAHDALIERLLRWRDWHYVWPTTPPLMVLDSRTHRWRSEVSPRRPSGLMDWEALTDLQQALRDHPAVLLVASAPIFGVKLIETIQRVFSFFGRPLMVDAENWMSHPGAASAMLNIFRHPRTPQTFVVLSGDVHYSFVYDVELRPRGRRLLQTPGPHIWQVCSSGLRNTFPDGLLARLDHLNRWLFSPRSPLNRFTRRRHMTVTPRKPEGTPPGRRLLNGCGVGLLELDEHGAPQRISQLLADGRTVVFVPREDEARED; this comes from the coding sequence ATGCTGCCCACGCCCGCCGCCGCTGCCCAAGACCTGCCGCTGGTGCTCGCCGGACCGGTGCTGCGGCGCGTGCAGGCGCGGCGCATCGCCTGGTGGATGGCCTGCACCCGGCCCGTTGTGCTGCGCGTGCGGCTGCAGCACCCCGACGGCCGCACGGCCACCCACGAACCCACGGTGCACACGCTGCGCGTGGGCGAGCGGCTGGTGATCGCGCTGATCGAGCTCGCGCTCGATGAAGACCTGGCCCGTGACGCCCGCACCGGCTACCGATTCGAATTCGCCGATGGCGAGGGCGATGGCGAGGGCGGCTGGACGCCGCACCACGATCCCGCGCTCTGCTACCCCGGCCACGACGGCCCGGGCTTCGTGTTCGCGCCGCGGGTGCGCGCGCTGCTGCACGGCTCGTGCCGCAAGCCGCACCACGCGGGCGGCGGCGACGGCCTGGCGCGCGCCGACGCCCACCTCGAACAGCTGCTGACCGCGCCCGGGCCCGAGGCGCCGCCCTGGCCATCGGCCCTGGTGCTCAGCGGCGACCAGGTGTACTGCGACGACGTGGCCGGCCCCATGCTGCGTGCCATCCACGGCCTGATGCAGCGCCTGGGCCTGCGCGGGGAGCGCATCGCGGGCGCCAACGGCAGCGGCGTGCGCGACACCGCCGACCTGCTCGCGCACCCCGCCACCTACTACCACCGCGAACAACTGCTGCCGCGCACGCCGCGCAGCGAACGCCTGATCGATCTGGTGTTCGAGGGCGTGAAGAAGCCCGTCTTCACCACCGACAACGCGCACAACCACCTGATCACGCTGGGCGAGGTGATCGCCATGTACCTGCTGGTGTGGTCGCCGCTGCCCTGGCAGGGGATGGACCTGTCGCCACCGCCCGGGCTCGACCCCGCCTGCGCCGAGCGCTATGCGCGCGAGAGCGAGGCCATCGCCGCGTTCCGCGAGGGCCTGCCCGCGGTGCGCCGCCTGCTCGCGCACCTGCCCGTGGCCATGGTGTTCGACGACCACGACATCACCGACGACTGGAACCTCAGCCGCGAGTGGGAAGACGTGGCCTACGGGCATGCGTTCTCGCGCCGCGTGATCGGCAACGCGCTCATCGCCTACCTGCTGCAGCAGGCCTGGGGCAACCGGCCCGAGGCCTTTGCGCGCGAGGGGTTGCTCGAACAGGTGCAGGCCGCGCTCGACGAACCCGGCGGCGCGGCGCACGACGCGCTGATCGAGCGGCTGCTGCGCTGGCGCGACTGGCACTACGTGTGGCCCACCACGCCGCCGCTGATGGTGCTCGACAGCCGCACCCACCGCTGGCGCTCCGAGGTCTCGCCGCGCCGGCCCTCGGGCCTGATGGACTGGGAGGCGCTCACCGACCTGCAGCAGGCGCTGCGCGACCACCCCGCGGTGCTGCTCGTGGCCTCGGCGCCGATCTTCGGCGTCAAGCTCATCGAGACCATCCAGCGCGTGTTCAGCTTCTTCGGCCGCCCGCTGATGGTCGATGCCGAGAACTGGATGTCGCACCCCGGCGCGGCCAGCGCCATGCTCAACATCTTCCGCCACCCGCGCACGCCGCAGACCTTCGTGGTGCTCTCGGGCGACGTGCACTACTCCTTCGTGTACGACGTGGAGCTGCGCCCGCGCGGGCGGCGACTGCTGCAGACGCCCGGGCCGCACATCTGGCAGGTCTGCAGCAGCGGCCTGCGCAACACCTTCCCCGACGGCCTGCTCGCGCGGCTCGACCACCTCAACCGCTGGCTGTTCTCCCCGCGCTCGCCGCTCAACCGCTTCACACGCCGCCGCCACATGACCGTCACGCCGCGCAAGCCCGAAGGCACGCCCCCCGGGCGGCGACTGCTCAACGGCTGCGGCGTGGGCCTGCTCGAACTCGACGAACACGGCGCGCCGCAGCGCATCAGCCAGTTGCTGGCCGACGGGCGCACCGTGGTGTTCGTGCCGCGCGAGGACGAGGCGCGCGAAGACTGA